From Arachis stenosperma cultivar V10309 chromosome 2, arast.V10309.gnm1.PFL2, whole genome shotgun sequence, one genomic window encodes:
- the LOC130961480 gene encoding probable inactive receptor kinase RLK902: protein MQAQTARDLKETLLKEPRSLPFSNHVSDALTLSPYKKAVLLIINLVHQQVTTSLVGGAAVGAVFGELLKAVLAMKDKAMMFRQTLAHLRTTLTAIAPVVKEIENHNNELGRPKEELESLMREMEQGTKLVYKCSKIRKLNFIARIRYQEQLVALVESLVKFFMIDLQAQTARDLKETLLEVRKISSEVSKLSSASHLRCSSSGRVSLSADLGHLEIHETSSPSLGSNAFVNRQSQSIFNTNIKPESSSPTDSVTITFPDFEGSSSNFHIDELLGASGEALGMTSYGTFAYKAMLEDGTTLVVKRLRNVVVGKSEFDRQLLILQRLSRHPNIMPLLAGYYSKDEKLLIYDYIASCNLSDLLHEKRKNGMPLLDWDLKLKILLGVAKGVAHIHSSTEGEFVHGNISTSNILVTADIKGCISYFGLHSIFSGKSTNLFTRNKGYYAPEVIRTGILTQKSDVYGFGVVLFEILTGKLSSEYNNNDLQSSFNNSIRDDMHGRMLKKMMILAEACMAISPELRPSMDEVVKKLEVVQVVVSCIVYGLKPFPY, encoded by the exons ATGCAAGCTCAGACTGCCAGAGATTTGAAGGAGACTTTGCTCAAG GAACCAAGAAGCCTCCCATTCTCGAATCATGTTTCAGACGCGTTGACTCTGTCTCCATACAAGAAAGCAGTTTTGCTAATAATCAACTTGGTACACCAACAAGTAACAA CATCACTAGTAGGAGGAGCTGCAGTAGGTGCTGTGTTTGGAGAACTGCTAAAAGCGGTCCTGGCAATGAAAGACAAGGCCATGATGTTCAGACAAACCTTAGCGCACCTGAGAACAACGTTAACAGCAATCGCTCCTGTGGTCAAAGAGATAGAGAACCACAACAATGAATTGGGTCGTCCAAAGGAAGAGCTTGAATCCCTCATGAGAGAAATGGAACAAGGCACCAAGCTCGTCTACAAGTGTTCCAAGATCCGCAAGTTGAATTTCATCGCCAGGATCCGGTACCAAGAACAGCTGGTGGCGTTGGTAGAATCTTTGGTCAAGTTCTTCATGATTGACTTGCAGGCTCAGACAGCCAGAGATTTGAAGGAGACTCTGCTTGAGGTCAGGAAAATAAGCAGTGAAGTGAGTAAATTATCCTCTGCATCACATTTACGGTGCTCTTCTTCTGGTCGCGTCTCTTTATCCGCTGATTTGGGCCATTTAGAGATACACGAAACAAGTTCGCCGTCTTTGGGATCTAATGCTTTTGTGAATCGCCAGAGCCAATCCATTTTCAACACAAACATCAAACCCGAGTCAAGTAGTCCAACTGACTCTGTTACAATAACGTTCCCCGATTTCGAAGGGTCTTCTAGTAATTTCCATATTGATGAGTTGTTAGGTGCTTCGGGTGAGGCTCTTGGGATGACGAGTTATGGAACGTTTGCTTACAAAGCAATGTTGGAGGATGGGACGACGCTGGTTGTGAAGAGGCTGAGAAATGTGGTGGTGGGGAAGAGTGAGTTTGATCGGCAGTTGCTGATTTTGCAAAGGCTTTCTAGGCACCCGAATATTATGCCCCTTCTTGCTGGCTATTATTCCAAGGATGAGAAGTTGCTCATTTACGACTACATAGCCAGCTGCAACCTTTCCGATCTGTTGCATG AGAAAAGGAAGAATGGAATGCCACTACTAGATTGGGATTTGAAACTGAAGATTTTACTTGGAGTTGCAAAGGGTGTTGCTCATATCCACTCATCAACTGAAGGAGAATTTGTTCATGGCAACATTAGCACATCCAATATACTTGTCACAGCAGATATTAAAGGTTGCATATCGTATTTTGGCTTGCATTCTATATTCAGTGGCAAATCAACCAACCTTTTTACACGAAATAAAGGGTATTACGCGCCGGAGGTTATTCGAACTGGAATTCTGACTCAAAAATCTGATGTGTACGGATTTGGTGTTGTTCTTTTTGAGATACTAACTGGAAAATTGTCATCTGAGTATAATAATAATGATCTTCAGAGCTCATTTAACAATTCGATTCGCGATGACATGCATGGTCGAATGCTAAAGAAGATGATGATACTAGCAGAGGCATGCATGGCAATATCACCTGAATTGAGACCTTCCATGGATGAGGTTGTTAAGAAACTGGAAGTAGTCCAAGTTGTTGTGTCATGTATTGTGTATGGTTTGAAGCCTTTTCCATattga